GCGTAGCGCCCGAGTTCGGCGGTGAACTCCCGCATGTGCGCGAGGAGCGTGTCCTTGTGGGCGAGGAACACCTCGGGCCGGGTGTCGTTGGTACGCGCCAGGTCGCCCAGCATCAAGTAGAAACGGGCGGCCCGCTGCGCCATCTCGTTCAGCACGGAGTCAAGACGGCCGAGCTTGCGGTACACCTCCTCGCCGTCGCCCGCGGTGTTGGCCTCGGCCAGCGCGCGCAGGTCACCGAGGATGTCGGGGAAGACGAGGCGGGAGAGCTGGGCGTCCTCCAGGCTCGCGCCGAGCACGTCCTCCACGGCCCGGTACGCCCGGTATCCCGCCTGGGTGAACTGGTAGACGTAGTGGCGGTTGCGGTACTCGGCGAGGTTCGCGGCGCGCGTCCCGTCGTACGACCGGTCCAGGACCTGCCACTCCGCGAGCGCGTCGAGCAGCGGCTGAACGCCGGCCAGACCGCCGACGGCGCGCGCCGCGGGGTGGTCGACGGCGAGCCGCTCCAGCAGTCCCACCGCGTCCGAAGCGTGCAGCAGGACCTGGTAGTTGCCGCGTCCGCGGTCGAAGGCCCGCAGCAGCCACAGGTATTCGTGGCGCTTCTCGGCGGAGGCGAAGTGGAACAGCCGCAGCCGGTCGTCGAGGGAGAACGCGTCGATACCGAACGCGCCCTCGTCGACGGGCTCCGGGGCTGGGGGCTCCTGGGCATCGAACTCGTCACTCACAGATCTGCGGGCTTCCCTTCTCCCCTGTCTCGGCTGGTGCGCGTCCGGCCGAGACACCGCCGGACCGCACCAGTCTGCCGCACCCCGACCGGCGCGGGTAAGCCGCTCCCCGGCTCATGCCACCTGTGCTACCACGCGCCCCCTCTCACCCCCCTACCGGGCGGTGACCGCCGTCGGGATCCGTCCGGCGGTCGGCTCAGAGGCGGATCGCCGCGTACGCCCCCAGCCACCCCGCCCCCACCCGGTCCCCGCGCGTGAAGACGACCGCTCCGCTGCGCCCCGCCGACGGATCGGACGGGTCGTCGGGCGGCAGGAGCAGCGTGGTTTCCTCGCCGTCGGCGGTGCGCAGGGTGGTGGTCGCGCCGTTCCACAGGCGGATCACCGAGCCGGGCGGGGCCGTCACCCGGACCTCGTCGCCCTGGAGGGCGAGATGGACGCCGGTGACGCGCTCCGCGAGCAGCGCGCGGTAGCGGTCCGGGGTCAGGGCACAGTCGCCCGGCGGTGTCGTCCCGCTCCAGTCGGGGGCGTCGACGCCGCGGGCGCGGGCCGCGCGCCACATGCGGGGGACGAGATCGGGTGCGAACGGGGCGGTGGCCATCCGCTCGCACATCCACAGCAGCCGTCCGGCGCCTCGGCCGGGCCCCAGCCTCCGCCACCGGATGCGCTGGGCCAGATCGCTTGCGACCACGGCCGCCCAGGGGTGGACCGTGCCGAGGGGACCCTGCGCGCCGAACCAGGCCAGGTAGCGCTGGGCCTCGTCCAGGATGCCGGTCATGGAGTCGGCGGGGATGCCGAGGACGTAGCCGGGACTGGCGCGGAAAAGGGCCGGGCGGCCGGCGACCAGATGAAGGACCGCGCGGGCGAGGTCGCCGGCCTCCGGCTTCGGCTCGTCCTCCGCCGCCGCGTCACTCTCCTCCGGCTCCCCATGCTCGTGATCCGCCTCTCGCAGGACTCGGCGCAGCACCGAACCTGCCCGGTCGGTGAACGGCGCCTGTTCGAGCACCGGGAGGCGAGTGCTGAGCAGGGCCGCCAGCGATCGCTCGGCGGTGAAGGCGTCTTCGGGCACGGGGGATTCCCGTACCGCTGTGGCCAGTTCGTCGGCGAGGGTGGCATCGACCATGAATCGGCTGGTCAGCCGGCCCAGCGCGGTCGGTTCCAGGCGGCCCTCGTCCGTGGTGGCACGCAGACAGCCCGACGCGGTGAGGAACCGAGCCGCCTCACGCAGGGGCTCGACGCCGTCCTCACCCTGATGTGCGGCGAACGTCCCCGCCCACCACGCCTCCGTCTCCTGGGCGGTGGTCAGCCGTTCCTGGACGGCCTCGGCCAGCAGGTGGTCGGGCAGATGGTCGCCCAGCCGCGACCGCACCGTGTATCCGGCGGCCAGCCGAGCCTGCCAGTGCGCCCGTTCGGCCGGGTCGGCGAGCAGGAACGCCCAGCCCTCGCGCTCCCCGGCGCCGATCCGTCCGGCCCGTCCGAACATCTGCTGGACCATGGACACCTCGATACGGTCCAGACCGATGCTGGTGTCGCTGACGATCACCGCGCGGGCGGGGAGGTTGACGCCCGCGGCGACGGTGGAGGTGGCGACCAGGACGTCCGCCTCACGGGCTCGGAAGGCCTGCTCGGCCTCCCGCCTGTAGGGCCAGTCCCGGTAGTGCAGCCGTACGCCGGCCTTGGTGCACAGCCGCTCGACCAGTTCGGTGTCGTCCGCGTCCGCCCCGGCCGTCGGCACGCCCCGGTCGGCGGCCAGCGCCAGCGCGGTCGCCCGCACCCGGCGCTTGCTGCCGCAGAACACCAGCACACTGCCACCGTCCGCGGTGACTTCCCGGGCGATGCGTACCGCGGCCTCGGTGCGCATCGCGGCCCGCGCCGCCCAGTCCGCCTCGTCCGCCGACGGCAGGACGGGCAGCTGCCAGGTCAGCCGGGTGGGCCGCCAGGAGGTGCGGACCAGGCGGGCGCCCAGCCACTCGGCGACCTCGTCGGCATTGGCGACCGTCGCCGACAGCCCGACGATCCGCGTCCCCGTACCGTCCTCCCGCACGCGGGCGACAAGCGCCTCCAGCACGGCGCCGCGAGCGGGATCGCCCAGCAGATGGATCTCGTCGACCACCAGGCAGCCGACCTCGGCGAGCACGTCGCTCAGCGATCCGGCACGGCAGATCGCCTCGAACTTCTCCGTGGTGGCCACCCACACATCGGCCGCCCGGATCAGCGCGGTGTCCACAGCGGCCTCACCGGTCAGGCGGACCACACGCAGGCCACGGCGCCGCCACAACTGAAGCTCGCGGTCCAGCTCATCGGTGAGCGAACGCTGCGGCACCAGCCAGGCCGCCCTACGGCCCCTCGCGTGCGCCTCCAGCGCCGCGACCATCCCGATCGGCGTCTTGCCCGCGCCGGTCGGCGCCACCACCACCAGATGCCCGGTGCCCTCCCGTACGACCGGAACGGCCGCCGCCTGCGCCGGATTGAACGCCGGGTGCGGCAGCAGCGCGGCCCACTCGGCCGGCACCAGCTCCTCGACCGGCACATACGCGCCGCCGTCGTCCTGCGGCAGCTCCTCCAGCGCGTCCCACTGGGCGGCGAACGCGTCCCGGGCCGCCACTGCCCAGGGACCCGCGGCCGGGGCGGCGCCGCCCGGACCGACCGCGACCAGATCCGTCCGACCGCCCGACTCGTTGACCGTACCGACCTGTTCGGTCTCTTCCCAATAGCGGCTGACACGGTACGGGACACCGCGCCCCGCGAGCCCGCTACGCAGCGCGTCGTACTCCGGTCCCTCGGGCAGGATCACCCGTACGTCCTCGGCTGCCGCGAGCGCCTCCTCGGCGGGGCACCACGCAGGATCGGTCACCTTGCACCACAACAGGGCCCGCTTCTCGTCCTGTTCCGGCACGGCCAGGTCCTCCGGCCACGCCGGACGGGACCCTTCACGCACCGCCGCGGGGAACTGCCCTGGGACTCGGATCGTGGTCACGGTGCCCCCAGGGCCGCCCGGACAGGGCCCCGGCGGCACAGGGATGGACGCCGAAGGTACGGCCGCGAGCTGGTCGTACGTCTTCACCCCCAGGTCCGCGAAACTGAACGCGGTGGGGCAGGCGGGGCAGATGAGCGCGGTGTACCGGTACACCCGCCCCTGCGACGCATACGGCCTGCGCAGGGCATGCAACTCCCCCTCGCAGACAGGACAACCGTGCCCCACCCGTTCCTCGTAACTCCACCCCGGCTCCGAGAACCGTGCCGGGAACGGTCCGCCCAGAGCCACGCCCCACCGCCGCCGGGCCACCTCGGCCACGGAGCCCTCCACGCCCGTCCCGGACTGTGCCGGAACGCCCTCGTCCATCACTCCGTCCGCGCTGCGCATGCCGCGACTGTGGCATGCCGTGATCTACGCTCGCAGGCGGTTCATACCTCTTCCACCACTACGAGCGCGGCTTGTGCTCAACCGGCAAAGGGACTCACGCCTCACCGCGCACACTCCTGCGCATGGAGTGTTGTCGACCGATGACAAAGCACGGCACCCCCCTGCGGCCGTCCCGCCAACGAGGACCTGCCACGTCCAGTGCCGCCACGGTGGATACCGACGGCGCGAACTCGGCACCCGTCGCCGACAACACGAAGCGTTCCCTCTGTCACGTCACGCTCCCGAGCATTTCCAACTGCTGGCTCCAACCGCAATCCTGCGGTGGCGATGCCGACGAGGTACGCGAGGTGAGGCCATCATCGACAACCCGAACCTGACTGAGGCTGTTGAGCGCCAACTGTTGCAGGCGCAGGAGTCGCTCTACGAGCGGGCTGTCGATCGTGCCCCATGTGGAGCGCGTTGATCGTGGGATTGTCCGGATGGCACAACCCTGCGGCCTTGAGCACGCCTGTGAGGGCACGGCGGCTGGGGATCCGTTTGCACGATCTCTGCACGCTTGGCCACCACATGGCCACCACACTGAACCCAACAGACCCGAACCGACCGGCAGAACGGAACAAAAAGCCAGGTCACAGCCCTGCGAACCGAAACGGCCACTGGCTACCAATCCCAGACCTACGCATTACGATGCGTAGACCACAGGCGCCCGATTTGCCCGGATTCAAAGGTCACCCGAAACAAGAAACCCCAGGTCAGAGGCCTGACCTGGGGTTCACCATAGAGCCGCCTTCGGGATTCGAACCCGAGACCTACGCATTACGAGTGCGTTGCTCTGGCCAACTGAGCTAAGGCGGCGCGCCCTGTCGCACCATGATGCGATCAGCAGCGTCGCCAAGTCTACACAGTTTCCGGGGGTGCTCCGCACCAGCCCGGATCCGGTCTGTTTTCGCAGGTCGGGGGCGGGATGAAGGGGATCAGGAGCACGTTTTGCCGTCGGTCGGCGGGGTGCCTTCCAGGAGGTAGGTGTTGATCGCCGTGTCGATGCAGTCGCTGCCGCGGCCGTACGCGGTGTGGCCGTCGCCTCGGTAGGTGAGGAGGGTGCCGGAGGAGAGCTGGCCGGCCAGGGACTCGGCCCATTTGTACGGGGTGGCCGGGTCGCGGGTGGTGCCGACCACGACGATCGGGTCCGCGCCTCTGGCCTCGATGCGGTGGGGGGTGCCGGTGGGGTGGATCGGCCAGTCGGCGCAGTTCAGGGCGGCCCAGGTGAAGGTCCTGCCGAAGACCGGGGACGCCTTCTCGAAGCTGGGAAGCGCCTGGGCGGCGGCGTCGGCGTCGGCGAAGGCGGGCGGCAGGTCCAGGCAGTTCACGGCGGTGTTGGCGAACATCAGGTTCGCGTACGAGCCGTTCGGATCGCGTTCGTAGTAGCCGTCCGCCAGGGAGAGCAGACCGGATCCGTCTCCCTTCTGAGCAGCAGTGAGGGCATCGCTGAGCTGGGACCAGGTCGACTCGTCGTACATGGCGGCGATGACTCCCATGGTGGCGAGGGACTCGGTGAGCTCGCGGGAGGCGCCGCTGGGGATCGGCCTGGCGTCGAGGCCGGCGAAGAGCTGCTTCAGGCGGGTGGCCGCGTCGGCGGTGGAGGTGGTGCCGAGCGGGCAGTCCGCCTTCTTCAGGCAATCGGCGGCGAAGGACCGGAACGCGACCTCGAAGCCCGCGGTCTGATCGCGGTTCACATCGATGGCGGGGAGCGACGGGTCCATCGCGCCGTCCAGGACCAGGCGGCCGACCCGGGCCGGGAAGAGCTCGGCGTACGTCGCGCCGAGGTAGGTGCCGTACGACGCCCCGACGTAGTGCAACTTCTCGTCCCCGAGCAGGGACCGCAGCATGTCCATGTCGCGTGCGGTCTCGACGGTGGAGACATGCGGGAGGATCTTGCCGGAGCGCCGCTCGCAGCCACCGGCGAACTCCTTGTAGGCGCTGCCCAGCCTGTCGACCTCGGCGGCGTCGTCCGGGGTCTGGTCGACCTGGGTGTAGGCGTCCATCTGCGGACCCGTGAGGCATTCGACGGGCTCGCTGCGGGCCACTCCGCGCGGGTCGATGGCGACCATGTCGTAACGGGCCCGGACCTGGGCGGGGTAGCCGATGGCCGCATAGCTCTGGAGATAGCCGATGGCCGAACCGCCGGGGCCGCCCGGATTCACCACGAGGGAGCCGATCCGCTTGCCCGGCCCGGTGGCCTTCGCCCGGGCGACGGCCAGCTTGATGTCGCCGCCGCCGGGCTTCGCGTAGTCCAGGGGCGCCTTCATCGTCGTGCACTGGAATCCCGGGACACCGCAGTCCCGCCAGGTCAGCTGCTGCGCGTAGTACGGCTTGAGCACGGCGGGGGCGGACGGGGCGGACGGCGAGGCGCTCGTCGAACTGCCGCTGCTGCAGCCGGAGATGAGAAGGCCGGCAGTGCCGAGCGCGGTGGCGAGAATGCGAAGCGGGCGCCTGGTGTCCATCCCCGGAGCGTAGTCGCCGCGTGATGGTTCGCCCGCTTCTCTGCACGTACGGGTGAAAAAGCGGCGATGGGCGGGGATGAGCAGCGGTGGCGGTGGTGACGGGGGCAGTGGTGACGGGGGCTGGCGTCAGCCCGCGCGCAGCGCCATCGTCATCGCCTCCACCGCCAGCAGCGGCGCCACATTGCGGTCCAGCGCCCGGCGGCAGGCGATCACCGCCTCTATCCGGCGCAGGGTGCGCTCGGGTGTGGAGGAGCGGGCGATGCGGTCGAGGGCGTCCTGCGCGTCCCCGTTGGCGATGGCGATCCGCGAGCCCAGCTGAATGGCCAGTACGTCGCGGTAGAAGCCGGTCAGATCGGTGAGCGCCAGATCGAGGCTGTCGCGCTGGGTGCGGGTCTTGCGGCGCTTCTGCCGGTCCTCCAGCTCCTTCATCACGCCCGCCGTGCCGCGCGGCATGCGCC
This sequence is a window from Streptomyces sp. NBC_01217. Protein-coding genes within it:
- a CDS encoding DEAD/DEAH box helicase — encoded protein: MRSADGVMDEGVPAQSGTGVEGSVAEVARRRWGVALGGPFPARFSEPGWSYEERVGHGCPVCEGELHALRRPYASQGRVYRYTALICPACPTAFSFADLGVKTYDQLAAVPSASIPVPPGPCPGGPGGTVTTIRVPGQFPAAVREGSRPAWPEDLAVPEQDEKRALLWCKVTDPAWCPAEEALAAAEDVRVILPEGPEYDALRSGLAGRGVPYRVSRYWEETEQVGTVNESGGRTDLVAVGPGGAAPAAGPWAVAARDAFAAQWDALEELPQDDGGAYVPVEELVPAEWAALLPHPAFNPAQAAAVPVVREGTGHLVVVAPTGAGKTPIGMVAALEAHARGRRAAWLVPQRSLTDELDRELQLWRRRGLRVVRLTGEAAVDTALIRAADVWVATTEKFEAICRAGSLSDVLAEVGCLVVDEIHLLGDPARGAVLEALVARVREDGTGTRIVGLSATVANADEVAEWLGARLVRTSWRPTRLTWQLPVLPSADEADWAARAAMRTEAAVRIAREVTADGGSVLVFCGSKRRVRATALALAADRGVPTAGADADDTELVERLCTKAGVRLHYRDWPYRREAEQAFRAREADVLVATSTVAAGVNLPARAVIVSDTSIGLDRIEVSMVQQMFGRAGRIGAGEREGWAFLLADPAERAHWQARLAAGYTVRSRLGDHLPDHLLAEAVQERLTTAQETEAWWAGTFAAHQGEDGVEPLREAARFLTASGCLRATTDEGRLEPTALGRLTSRFMVDATLADELATAVRESPVPEDAFTAERSLAALLSTRLPVLEQAPFTDRAGSVLRRVLREADHEHGEPEESDAAAEDEPKPEAGDLARAVLHLVAGRPALFRASPGYVLGIPADSMTGILDEAQRYLAWFGAQGPLGTVHPWAAVVASDLAQRIRWRRLGPGRGAGRLLWMCERMATAPFAPDLVPRMWRAARARGVDAPDWSGTTPPGDCALTPDRYRALLAERVTGVHLALQGDEVRVTAPPGSVIRLWNGATTTLRTADGEETTLLLPPDDPSDPSAGRSGAVVFTRGDRVGAGWLGAYAAIRL
- a CDS encoding alpha/beta hydrolase, whose product is MDTRRPLRILATALGTAGLLISGCSSGSSTSASPSAPSAPAVLKPYYAQQLTWRDCGVPGFQCTTMKAPLDYAKPGGGDIKLAVARAKATGPGKRIGSLVVNPGGPGGSAIGYLQSYAAIGYPAQVRARYDMVAIDPRGVARSEPVECLTGPQMDAYTQVDQTPDDAAEVDRLGSAYKEFAGGCERRSGKILPHVSTVETARDMDMLRSLLGDEKLHYVGASYGTYLGATYAELFPARVGRLVLDGAMDPSLPAIDVNRDQTAGFEVAFRSFAADCLKKADCPLGTTSTADAATRLKQLFAGLDARPIPSGASRELTESLATMGVIAAMYDESTWSQLSDALTAAQKGDGSGLLSLADGYYERDPNGSYANLMFANTAVNCLDLPPAFADADAAAQALPSFEKASPVFGRTFTWAALNCADWPIHPTGTPHRIEARGADPIVVVGTTRDPATPYKWAESLAGQLSSGTLLTYRGDGHTAYGRGSDCIDTAINTYLLEGTPPTDGKTCS